From Podospora bellae-mahoneyi strain CBS 112042 chromosome 5, whole genome shotgun sequence:
GGAGATTTGCCCCTCCATCAGCTTGACGTGGGGTAGAGAGCTGCCCCTCAGTGTCCGAATTGGGATTGGCGGCGCATTGCGCGATCAAGCACGCCCGTGATTGGTCCCGAAGACGACGTAAAATATTATGTCATTTGGAGTGTGTTGTCGCAACACTCACAACGCCATAGTGGGGGGTTGCactttggtggtgattaTTGACAACGCCAATGTTGTCTGGGTGGATGGAGGCGGGGGCTATTGAAGTCATTCTTGGCACTCTCGTTTCGAGTGGGTTCGATACCTACATCGCCATCCGCATATCGGAGCATCGGTTGCCGGTGGCTTGCTCACATGGCACCCAGAAGAATGGGGGTGTCATCATATACGCAATAGGTCATTACTCTACAACAGTCTCGGGTATCAAAGTATGATGATCGACAGAGGAACAATGTcaataaagaaaaaagggcCATAATGAAACTCCAAGCGCCCGCTGGAAACCGTCCTCGCAACACCCTCCCGTCGTCAAAGCTTCACCTTGCCGCCCTGCAGCGAGCTCCAATCATTTGGCCCAAACCTCTCATATGATGCCCCCTTCAACCAGAAGATATCATCACTGCCAGTCTTGCTAGGATCCACGCCCTCGTTTCGCAGGCCGACCTTTTGCTGCTTGTTTGTCCCGGTGCTCTCGAGCGACCCATCCTTGGCGACTCGGAGGAAAAGAGGCAACGCGTATCTGGGCAGGTTGGCCCTTACATGCTCCGCCAGCGTCTTGAGCGTCTCGCTGGTAGGAACACCGTCATGTCCCAAAGCCGAGGGCTTGAAAACCACGGCTGCGCATCCAGCCCGGCCCTCATGTCCCGGAATCTCTACGCCATACACATTTGACTCTTGGATTCCTGGATGAAGTCCCAAGATATGAGCCACCTCAGCGGTCGACACATTCTCACTCTTCCACCTGAAGGTATCGCCGATTCGGTCGTTGAAGTAGATCCTGTGCTCGCCATCTCGACGAACCACATCACCAGTCCGGAACCAAGCATCGCCTTTCGAAAAGACATTGCGCATGATCTTCTTGGACGTGGCACCCATATCGCCGTAGTATCCCTGAAACCTCGCCTCTACATTCTTCGCCGGGAGCGAAAAGAGCAATTCGCCTGGCTCGCCCTCCGGTGTTCGCACGCAGAATCCAGTCTTGGGATCTCTGAGTGGCAATTCCGTCTCATGATCAACCTCGACGATGGCGATAGATCGGCCAACAAGCAGGTTGTACAGGGCGCCAGCCCGTCCTACGGAGCCCATGCTGAAGTCGTTTCTGCTCACGTTCCATGTTGCAAAACTTCCCTCGGTGGCGCCGTAGAACTCGGCAATCGTCTCAATGCCGTACCGCTCCTTGAAGGCATTCCACACGTCGGGCCGAAGACCGTTTCCAAAGGCGACCCGGACTTTGTGCTTCTTGTCGAGGTTCTCGCCCGTGACGGGATCCAATTTTGTTGGGGCCGAGAGCAGATATCTGCATGTTTCGCCGACGTATTGGATGATCGTGGCATTGTGTTTTCGGACGTCGTCCCAGAAGTGACTAGTGGAAAATTTCCTGCTCATGGCAAATGTAGCGCCCACGTTCAAAGTGTGAGCAAATCCCAGCAGCATAGCCGTCGAATGGTAAAGGGGCATTGCCTATTGTGGTGGTCAGTGAAGCTTCCTCGCTATAGATATGGCACCTACAGTGTAAAACACATCATTCTTGCCCGTGCCAACCAATCGAGATGTaaaaccaccaacaacagcaaccttGGCCCAAGAAACAATCGCGGCCTTGGGTAAACCTGTTGTGCCGCTTGTGTAAATAAGTATGCCCATTGCCTCGCCCGCCGCACCACTCCGCAGCTCATCCGCAGGCCTGATACCATCAAACGCCAACATCTGACTCTCCAACTGTGGTGTCACAACTTCAAACATGGTTCCGCTCAGCTCGAActtgacatcctccccaacgTTTCCAGCCACGGTAGGGTCGATCAGCATCAACCGCGCGTTCGCCCTCTTGACGCAGTGAACGAGTGCCGCACCGGTGAGGTTGTAGTTGATAAGTGCCGGAACAGCCCCGATAGCCCACAAAGCCAGCAACAAGAAAATAAAAGTGTCGGTATTCTGGAAGTCAAGCGcaaccatctcccccttcttcacacCCCGGCGATCCTTGAGAAAATTGGCATAGCGGAGAACTGTGTCGTAGGCTTGCGCATATGTGTAAGTCATGTCTTCAAAACGAAGGAAAACGCGGTTTTCTGAGGACTTGGAGGTGGCGAGGTCTTCGAGGCGGTAAAAGAAGTTGACACGATCACGCTGAGTCCACCATGCCACGTTTGCTACCGTGGGCAGGATAGACTTCAACAAGTGCAGATCGTAAGAGACCTGCCATCGAGCATTCAGATATGCTGCGGTGGCCGtcaaggccgaggcggcgaCTGGAAGAGATACCGGCACTGCGGGCTGTCAGATATCAAGTTGTTGTACCAAGAACTGCGATGCATGTGAATCGGAAGCAGCTTACAAGCAGCCATGATcgcgtttttttttggctaTTTCGAGGTCGCTAAACTGCTAAAACAGCACTGATGAACCTCGAAAGCGAAATGGTATTGCAAACAGGAAGGATTAAAGATCTTTATATAAAAACGTGGTGTCAATAAAAAGGCAAGCAACGTCGCAGCGGGCGAGTGGAATGTTGACCCTAACTTCAGATCCGGCAAGTTGGTCGTGGTTGATCGTACCTGGAACTTCTTAACGGCACTAGCAGGGATTGGTCAGATACAGCGCCGTCATCGACGGTTGGTTCCGCAAACTGACGTTGTTAAACGGAAGACCAAAGTTGAGGTGTGGTATGGAGATATATATCAAGTGAGTGACAGATAGGGTGACACAGCATTCCTTATACCTCAATATCGGACTGCGTGGTGTCGGGAGGCGGTCACGAAAGCCGCCGGTAGGAACGGGCTGATCGTCTCGTTCAACGACCCCGATGCAACACAGGCCACTCGACATGCCTCCATGCTCTTCAAATGGACCTCGGTTCGTATGTACGCCACTGGGCGAGAGCCAAGGAACTTCCCATTTAAACTGGGCTGGTGCTCGTGGTGCCTCGCGAGATCCGGATAGGCCGAAGCACACGTTGAGAGTGAGAATTGTCACTCTTGGACCGCTGTCGTTCATGTGTGCCACTGAGAAACAACGCCGTCCGGTTCCTATTGAACCTAGCATCCCAGGTGGTCGGGTAGTAAGTATACTTGTACCTAACCAAGTGATGTTCAGGGTCCAAGTGTATGGGTTGACATTCAAACGGCGCGCAGTGCATGGAAGCGGCATCGAAGCTTTGACCATGTGGACCCATCGCGTTGGCTCAAGAGCTTCGACTCCGTGTCGCGAATGACGAGGCGCGGCGGGTTTCAACGTTGGCCtcccgttgccgttgccatGCCCGACACCCGTTTATCGTTATCTTCACGTGCGTACCTGAAAGTGTCTAACCAGACTGGGAAATTTGGCTTTAATTGCTGCAAGCATTGTGTCGCGCTGGCGCATTCGTGGTGAGGCGTGTTCCTCTCGAATCAAGGCGCCGGCAACGAACTCGATGGACGCCGCCGAGTCCGCATCGCCATGTCTGCTCAACCACTCCCCAGCAACGACAATGACGTTTCCATCGCAACGATAGCCCCCAAGCAAGAAGCGCCAACTTCATCCAAAAAACTTCCCCCGCCAGAGAAGCCGTCTGACGTGCGCCGGCGCAGCCATGTCATCCTCTCCTTTTGGCTGATTGTCCTCCTTTTGGGTCTCCCCATATGGTGgaagaccaccaccatatACCGCGCCGATCTTCCCTTGGAGGACATGTTAGAATGGGCAGACGGAAAGGTTGGCAGTTCCACGGCCTGCTCCAAAACTGACTGCTAACGCTGCCCGCCATGTTCTAGGCCTGTCGCCCTGTCTTCCCCCTCCGCATCTCGATACAAGCCACATCGCTTCaggatcaagaagctcaaaaCCTACTTCGGCTGACCCAGCACGCCCTTGATGATCTTAATGATTTCGCCGGGcatcatcttcgtcttcaGATGGGCGATGAGAAGCAGGATTCGGCCGACAATGGCAGCGCCTTGACTATTCGCCTCACTCCAGGCGAGGGCACAACCGCAACGCTTGATCCATACGAACCTATTCTGGATATCACCTACCCACAAAACACGATACCCTCTCCAACCGCTTCCTCGTCGGCGCTTGCCACATATATCGCAAGTCAGCTAAGGACCACTTTCGCTGAGGAACAGGCCACCATCTCGTACCTCCTCTCGACGGACTCGATGCCCTCGGAACACAGGCCGCTTGGATTATCGCCAGAAACCGCCGAAGCTCTTGCCAAGCGCACGACAAGATCCTTGAAATATGCGCCGACTTACCATCTTACCTTCTCTCTGTTTACAAGTGGACCTCTACCAAGTAGCTGGGATATCGAGACCGCCATCGAAGAGTACATGAAGCCCGTGCTGGACGTCCTCTCGCCGATTCACAATTTTACGATCGATACCCAGGTACAACTATACGCTTCACCTGGTGTTCAGAACGAAGTTCTCAACAAGGAGGATTTGTCCTCTTTCATCAACGCCGCGGAATGGCCACTGTCGCCCTCCATCGGTGGTGCGCCAACCATCAACTTCATTGTGTTTGTGGGGAACCAAACCATCGCGTCCCCTTCGCAGGAGGCTGCGCCGACCTCCCATTCATGGCTGATCCCCCAATGGGGCACCGTCTTTCTGCTGTCCCTCCCTGGCGACACCACCCACGTCGCGGCCGCCACCCTCAAGCAGCCCCTTTTGACATTCACCTCTCACCTCTTGTCACTCACCGGCACCCCCGAGTCAGGTTCTCTACCCCTGcgcctctccaccctcgcgCGTATCCGGTCTGCCGACCTGCTCCTCCGTGCCTCGTCCACCCTTGGATCTCTGGCCCGTCTTGCCATGGCTCTTCCCTCCATCTCAATCCCGAGTAGCGTCGCAGACGGCGTCACAAAGACCATGTCGCACTTGCGCCTCGCTTGCGACAACCTAGGCGGCACGGAAGGACTGGCTCACGCGCGGATTGCAGAGGCTGAGGCGGAAAGGGCGTTTTTTGAGAAGAGCATGGTTGGGCAGTTGTATTTCCCTGACGAGCACAAGATTGCTGTTTACCTGCCGCTATTAGGGCCGGTGGCGGTGCCGTTGGTTATGGGGTTAATTAACGAGATTAAGgcttggaggaagaggaggagggagagggctgagaagggggctgagaagaagggggagtgaG
This genomic window contains:
- the GPI17 gene encoding GPI transamidase component (EggNog:ENOG503NYTX; COG:M; COG:O; BUSCO:EOG092635DF); the protein is MSAQPLPSNDNDVSIATIAPKQEAPTSSKKLPPPEKPSDVRRRSHVILSFWLIVLLLGLPIWWKTTTIYRADLPLEDMLEWADGKACRPVFPLRISIQATSLQDQEAQNLLRLTQHALDDLNDFAGHHLRLQMGDEKQDSADNGSALTIRLTPGEGTTATLDPYEPILDITYPQNTIPSPTASSSALATYIASQLRTTFAEEQATISYLLSTDSMPSEHRPLGLSPETAEALAKRTTRSLKYAPTYHLTFSLFTSGPLPSSWDIETAIEEYMKPVLDVLSPIHNFTIDTQVQLYASPGVQNEVLNKEDLSSFINAAEWPLSPSIGGAPTINFIVFVGNQTIASPSQEAAPTSHSWLIPQWGTVFLLSLPGDTTHVAAATLKQPLLTFTSHLLSLTGTPESGSLPLRLSTLARIRSADLLLRASSTLGSLARLAMALPSISIPSSVADGVTKTMSHLRLACDNLGGTEGLAHARIAEAEAERAFFEKSMVGQLYFPDEHKIAVYLPLLGPVAVPLVMGLINEIKAWRKRRRERAEKGAEKKGE
- the FAT1_2 gene encoding long-chain fatty acid transporter fat1 (COG:I; EggNog:ENOG503NU8V) gives rise to the protein MAALPVSLPVAASALTATAAYLNARWQVSYDLHLLKSILPTVANVAWWTQRDRVNFFYRLEDLATSKSSENRVFLRFEDMTYTYAQAYDTVLRYANFLKDRRGVKKGEMVALDFQNTDTFIFLLLALWAIGAVPALINYNLTGAALVHCVKRANARLMLIDPTVAGNVGEDVKFELSGTMFEVVTPQLESQMLAFDGIRPADELRSGAAGEAMGILIYTSGTTGLPKAAIVSWAKVAVVGGFTSRLVGTGKNDVFYTAMPLYHSTAMLLGFAHTLNVGATFAMSRKFSTSHFWDDVRKHNATIIQYVGETCRYLLSAPTKLDPVTGENLDKKHKVRVAFGNGLRPDVWNAFKERYGIETIAEFYGATEGSFATWNVSRNDFSMGSVGRAGALYNLLVGRSIAIVEVDHETELPLRDPKTGFCVRTPEGEPGELLFSLPAKNVEARFQGYYGDMGATSKKIMRNVFSKGDAWFRTGDVVRRDGEHRIYFNDRIGDTFRWKSENVSTAEVAHILGLHPGIQESNVYGVEIPGHEGRAGCAAVVFKPSALGHDGVPTSETLKTLAEHVRANLPRYALPLFLRVAKDGSLESTGTNKQQKVGLRNEGVDPSKTGSDDIFWLKGASYERFGPNDWSSLQGGKVKL